The following are encoded together in the Echinicola jeungdonensis genome:
- a CDS encoding RagB/SusD family nutrient uptake outer membrane protein: MKISYINIALMLGLLCSSVSCIELKEESYDRIIADQFESTEEDLASLVGSAYVNWRDVMLQWDGLHRAQEVSADQLVIPARPNGWVDGGVYRRIHEHKWTTDDGIVVQNWNRSYSGITNCNRVIYQIESGIVPVSDELKATTLAELKVLRASYYYVLIDLYGNVPIVTEFDVPVGFLPEQSNRTEVYNFIISEITENIDLLSEENDQSTYGTFNKWAAYALLAKMYLNAEVYTGTPAWDKCLEACDAIINSGAGYALEGNQSDVFRTENEGSPEIIFAIPFDENYVTEWNAFDLHMQTLQPGNQATYNLQNTPWGGICAIPQFIDTFDPDDSRLKRNWIQGQQYKANGDPIYCSLGSLVGEPLAYINELPGIDYSEEIHGFRLGKFEIAQDAKVQLSNDWPLFRYADILMMKAESLLRTGNAEAAAALVTEVRSRNFTANPEKATVTGQELMEGSRYAYGLQNQQEETFEGGADIMYGRFLDELGWEFAQEGRRRQDLIRFGVFTEKSWLNHKPNGDYRALYPIPRLALNTNPNLQPNPDY; this comes from the coding sequence ATGAAAATATCATATATCAATATAGCCTTAATGCTGGGGCTGCTTTGTTCTTCTGTTTCTTGTATTGAACTTAAAGAAGAAAGTTATGACCGCATCATTGCTGATCAATTTGAATCCACTGAGGAAGATTTGGCTTCTTTAGTTGGATCTGCTTATGTCAATTGGAGAGATGTAATGCTCCAGTGGGACGGGCTTCATCGCGCCCAAGAAGTTTCAGCCGACCAACTGGTTATTCCTGCCAGGCCCAATGGTTGGGTGGATGGTGGTGTGTACCGAAGAATCCATGAGCACAAATGGACAACAGATGATGGAATTGTAGTCCAGAACTGGAACAGGTCTTACTCTGGAATTACCAATTGTAACAGGGTAATTTATCAAATTGAATCTGGAATAGTACCAGTTTCGGATGAGTTAAAGGCAACTACCTTAGCAGAACTAAAAGTCCTTAGAGCTTCTTATTATTATGTATTAATTGATTTGTACGGAAATGTTCCAATAGTCACTGAATTCGATGTTCCTGTAGGCTTTTTACCCGAACAAAGCAACCGAACCGAAGTTTATAACTTCATCATCAGTGAAATTACTGAGAATATTGATTTGTTGTCAGAGGAAAATGATCAAAGTACTTATGGCACTTTCAACAAATGGGCAGCCTATGCCCTATTGGCAAAAATGTACCTGAATGCTGAAGTATATACTGGAACTCCAGCTTGGGATAAATGCCTTGAAGCCTGTGATGCTATTATTAATTCAGGGGCTGGTTATGCTTTGGAAGGCAACCAAAGTGATGTATTTAGAACTGAAAATGAAGGGTCTCCAGAAATCATCTTTGCCATTCCTTTTGATGAAAATTATGTAACAGAATGGAATGCATTTGATCTTCATATGCAAACATTACAACCGGGAAACCAGGCAACTTACAACCTTCAAAACACCCCGTGGGGAGGTATTTGTGCCATTCCTCAGTTTATTGACACCTTCGATCCGGATGACTCTAGGTTAAAAAGAAACTGGATCCAAGGTCAACAATACAAAGCCAATGGGGATCCCATTTATTGTTCTTTAGGATCCTTGGTGGGTGAACCCCTGGCTTATATCAATGAATTACCAGGTATAGATTATTCTGAAGAAATCCACGGTTTCCGATTGGGTAAATTTGAAATTGCCCAAGATGCCAAAGTGCAACTGAGCAATGATTGGCCCTTATTCAGATATGCTGATATACTAATGATGAAAGCAGAATCATTATTAAGAACAGGAAATGCGGAAGCAGCTGCGGCTTTGGTAACTGAAGTTAGAAGCAGAAATTTCACTGCAAACCCAGAAAAGGCTACAGTTACAGGTCAGGAATTGATGGAAGGAAGCCGCTATGCTTACGGTCTTCAGAACCAACAGGAAGAAACCTTTGAAGGAGGAGCTGATATCATGTATGGCCGCTTTCTGGATGAGTTGGGTTGGGAATTTGCCCAGGAAGGAAGAAGGAGACAGGACTTGATCCGTTTTGGAGTATTTACTGAAAAATCTTGGTTGAACCATAAGCCCAACGGAGATTATAGGGCTCTATATCCAATTCCAAGACTGGCCTTGAATACCAACCCGAATTTGCAACCGAATCCTGATTATTAA
- a CDS encoding ATP-grasp domain-containing protein — MAKCFALLGWSLQVIESMQKVNKPFVVVSFPDFEDYAKENDIPFVAYQFDEWSDSSNSLDLMEKLKPFGADVAVPLFEETVEWAGALNSLYRNDPRILNRAFLFRNKAMMKRKALIGGLRVGLFEEVYNKEGVKNFMDRLNQANLQLEGEEDSWVHIKPFASAGTVGHRLLRSKQDIEDKCEDGDFPCLAESHLPGREFSCEAFIHKGKIRFLNITEYVKLGYSNFIPEGNYLHGKRDRILKEMQKMVDLFGIKYGMVHPEWFLTENDELSFGEVACRIPGGHILELCSKAYGFDALAAFVLCHDPDLTEEELQQILPPMDARPTEFYGNVMIYPHKGQISKLEIPEELKEEPYFLDHNLVPPLSTQKIDAREGFGNHFGTVNFKGEDPDRMKELLLHYEDVDFYH; from the coding sequence ATGGCTAAATGTTTTGCATTGTTAGGATGGAGTTTACAGGTTATAGAAAGTATGCAAAAGGTCAACAAACCTTTTGTAGTGGTATCTTTTCCCGATTTTGAAGATTATGCCAAGGAAAATGATATCCCTTTTGTGGCCTATCAATTTGATGAATGGAGTGATTCCTCCAATTCGTTGGATTTGATGGAAAAATTGAAGCCTTTTGGGGCGGATGTTGCCGTTCCACTTTTTGAAGAAACTGTGGAATGGGCAGGTGCCTTGAACTCACTTTACAGAAATGACCCAAGGATATTGAATCGTGCTTTTTTATTTCGTAACAAAGCCATGATGAAAAGGAAAGCCCTGATTGGAGGATTAAGGGTAGGTCTTTTTGAGGAAGTGTATAATAAAGAGGGTGTAAAGAACTTTATGGACAGGCTTAATCAGGCCAACTTACAATTAGAGGGGGAAGAGGACAGTTGGGTCCATATCAAACCCTTTGCATCTGCAGGTACAGTAGGACACCGGTTGCTTCGTTCGAAGCAGGATATAGAAGACAAATGTGAAGACGGTGATTTTCCCTGTTTGGCAGAGAGCCATTTGCCGGGAAGGGAATTTTCCTGTGAGGCATTTATCCATAAGGGAAAAATCAGGTTTTTGAACATCACAGAGTATGTAAAATTGGGTTATTCCAATTTTATCCCAGAGGGCAATTATTTGCATGGCAAAAGGGATAGAATCTTGAAGGAAATGCAAAAAATGGTGGATTTATTTGGCATTAAATACGGTATGGTCCATCCAGAGTGGTTTTTGACCGAAAATGATGAATTGAGCTTTGGGGAAGTGGCTTGCCGTATTCCTGGTGGGCACATCCTTGAATTATGTAGCAAAGCTTATGGTTTTGATGCTTTGGCCGCCTTTGTCCTTTGCCATGACCCAGATCTTACGGAGGAAGAATTACAACAGATTTTACCTCCAATGGATGCAAGGCCTACTGAATTTTATGGAAATGTGATGATTTACCCGCACAAAGGGCAGATATCCAAATTGGAAATTCCAGAGGAATTAAAGGAAGAACCTTATTTTTTGGACCATAACCTGGTTCCTCCATTATCTACTCAGAAGATTGATGCCCGGGAAGGGTTTGGTAACCACTTTGGTACGGTAAATTTCAAAGGGGAAGACCCAGACCGGATGAAGGAGTTGCTACTGCATTATGAGGATGTGGATTTTTACCACTAG
- a CDS encoding RNA polymerase sigma factor, whose amino-acid sequence MPKSAPKHIVEMKNIISESTSEIDFSNDRGIWEAFKSGNESAFIFIYESHFETLFDYGCKFTKDTGIVKDAIQDLFIELRNKRDSLGATNNIKFYLFKSLKRKIIRESGRWFRKWERLAGNYYFEFSFSPEQILIDRQLDQEKHASLNTALKELTDRQKEIIYYFYFEGLSYEQIKEIMCFTSTKATRNLLYRAIDFLKDAVQ is encoded by the coding sequence ATGCCCAAATCAGCCCCTAAGCATATCGTTGAAATGAAAAATATTATTTCAGAAAGTACTTCTGAAATAGATTTTTCTAATGACCGGGGCATTTGGGAAGCATTTAAATCGGGAAATGAATCTGCTTTTATTTTTATTTATGAATCCCATTTTGAAACCCTCTTTGATTATGGGTGCAAATTCACCAAGGATACTGGGATCGTAAAAGACGCCATTCAGGATTTATTTATTGAATTGCGAAATAAAAGGGATTCTTTGGGTGCTACCAATAACATCAAATTTTACCTATTTAAATCCCTCAAAAGGAAAATTATCAGGGAAAGTGGTAGATGGTTTAGAAAATGGGAACGACTTGCTGGGAATTATTATTTTGAATTCAGCTTTTCCCCGGAACAGATCCTCATTGACAGGCAATTGGATCAAGAAAAACATGCCTCCCTTAATACAGCATTAAAAGAGCTTACAGACCGACAAAAAGAAATCATCTATTATTTTTATTTTGAAGGTTTGAGCTATGAGCAGATCAAAGAAATCATGTGCTTCACCAGTACAAAAGCAACCAGAAACCTTCTTTACCGCGCCATTGATTTCTTAAAAGATGCAGTTCAATAA
- a CDS encoding FecR family protein yields MKDRKEELLTNPEFVRWVRNPDAALDAYWQKWLKANPHRRDELLLAREILKGLKKETTSSQLEEKENILNNILSQSPEVKVSKNTPEKPGKGTPIRILTQVSRIAAIILLAVALSWMTNYFLNQGQQDIPAQIATLSKETPFGEKLKFKLPDGTIVWLNSGSKISYPEKFSENQRQVHLEGEGFFDVAENPNKPFKVVSGELTTIALGTSFNISHMGNNKLDIALLTGKVKIQNSQTRENILLVPGQELKYIPNEGKTNVGNFDPIEVAGWKDGILSFKNADVQEVIQKLERWYGINISTSGQPKRNWNLTGKYKNESLKIVLERIAYVENFQYSQKDKQVIIKF; encoded by the coding sequence ATGAAAGATAGGAAAGAGGAGCTTTTAACCAATCCCGAATTTGTTCGCTGGGTCCGCAATCCGGATGCAGCTCTGGATGCCTACTGGCAAAAATGGCTGAAAGCAAATCCTCACAGAAGGGATGAATTATTATTAGCCAGAGAAATATTAAAAGGTCTTAAAAAAGAAACCACTTCTTCCCAACTTGAAGAAAAAGAAAATATCCTCAACAATATTTTAAGTCAAAGCCCTGAAGTAAAAGTAAGTAAGAATACCCCTGAAAAACCGGGAAAAGGAACTCCAATAAGAATATTAACTCAGGTAAGCCGGATTGCCGCCATTATCCTCCTTGCTGTGGCTTTGTCCTGGATGACAAACTATTTCTTGAACCAAGGTCAACAAGATATCCCAGCTCAAATAGCTACTCTAAGCAAGGAAACTCCATTTGGAGAAAAGTTAAAATTCAAATTGCCAGATGGGACCATTGTTTGGCTTAATTCAGGCAGTAAAATTTCTTATCCCGAAAAGTTTTCAGAAAACCAACGCCAAGTCCATTTGGAAGGGGAAGGATTTTTTGATGTCGCTGAAAATCCCAACAAGCCCTTCAAAGTAGTTTCAGGGGAACTGACCACTATAGCACTGGGAACCTCTTTTAATATTTCACATATGGGGAATAATAAGTTGGACATTGCCTTATTGACTGGAAAAGTAAAAATTCAAAACAGTCAGACCCGGGAAAATATTCTTTTAGTTCCAGGCCAGGAACTTAAATATATACCCAATGAAGGAAAAACCAACGTAGGCAATTTTGACCCAATAGAAGTGGCTGGGTGGAAAGATGGAATTTTAAGTTTCAAAAATGCTGATGTCCAGGAAGTAATTCAAAAACTAGAAAGATGGTACGGCATCAACATTAGTACCTCAGGTCAACCCAAAAGGAATTGGAATCTTACAGGAAAATATAAGAATGAATCCTTAAAAATTGTATTAGAAAGAATAGCATATGTTGAAAATTTCCAATACAGCCAAAAGGATAAACAGGTAATAATAAAATTTTAA
- a CDS encoding SusC/RagA family TonB-linked outer membrane protein encodes MKLKLQRTIYMLSRYFIYGFLVQLMFISLVSAGGVHAQFNRIDEVEISLGKQEMTLGKFFRAVENSTDFQFSFDRKDINRNLPLHFIKGSGTIEELLTQVARQASLSFKQVNHNIDVKKVEREKADRVDIAEEVSISGTVTDTNGEPIPGVTVSIQGGTTGTITDLDGNYSIDAPEGSTLVFSFIGFAKVTKVVGNQSTINVVMKEDISNLDEVVVIGYGTQRKADITSAVSTVKSDDFVQGGVNDAGQLLQGKVAGLTVSAPSGDPTSGSQILLRGNTTLYGANSDPLVLIDGIPGNLNTVAPEDIESIDVLKDGSAAAIYGTRGTNGVILVTTKRASGEYSSSFDYQGYMSTQTIARELDMLTAEDYREQIEAGERDASWDLGGNTNWMDEVTQTPISHVHNMTFRGGNEKTNYLANANYRDFEGIFKKSNNNTLNLRTDINHNMLDDKLKLNIGLLHTLNKYTTTADGGSFNGYTYRQALIRNPTAPVRNEDGTWHEQPSIFNYENPMARLFESDGENSSQNTRINTKLIYTPINNLKLSAVASLNTYNQVRGYSETKQHISTLRDGRNGYASNGTTYSKDKLLELTGEYTTFFGDHTLSILGGYGYQENEFREFWMQNWDFPTDRFGYNNIGTGNALREGLAPISSYKANTNLISFFSRLSYNYMDKYLLLASVRHEAASQLYGTDQPWGTFPAVSLGWRISNESFMEDLSFVKDLKLRAGYGVTGTQPADLFLGVAMLGYDRYLYSNGNWIRALSPIQNPNPNLRWEEKKETNIGLDFTLFDGRVSGNVDYYKRKIDGLLYDYDVPTPPNLFNRTRANVGVMENQGWEALLNIIAIQNKDFQWTTSFNFSTNSNKLVSLSNEQYQATQDYFTAGGTGEPIQTFTHIVKIGDNIGDFYGFKVVDIDENGKWIYETPGGETVGYDEFNHSFEEKQVLGNGLPKYYAGWNNNIKYKNWDLAITMRGAFDYQILNFQRMYYENPTLQQYNQLKSSQDLVFGKAKFDAPLEFNSYYIEDGDFWKIDNVTLGYNFPISNHNFLKSARVYASSLNTLILTGYSGIDPEVNRLGLSPGNDSRDKYPNTRTFTLGINLSF; translated from the coding sequence ATGAAATTAAAATTACAAAGGACAATCTATATGTTGTCAAGGTATTTTATTTACGGCTTCCTTGTGCAACTAATGTTCATTTCCCTTGTATCAGCGGGAGGTGTACATGCCCAATTTAACCGAATTGACGAGGTAGAGATCTCCCTCGGGAAGCAAGAAATGACACTTGGAAAATTTTTCAGGGCTGTGGAAAACAGCACTGATTTTCAATTTTCCTTTGACAGAAAGGACATTAACAGAAATTTGCCGCTCCATTTTATTAAAGGAAGTGGTACTATAGAAGAATTACTCACCCAAGTAGCCCGTCAGGCTTCTCTCTCTTTTAAACAAGTCAACCACAATATTGATGTTAAAAAGGTAGAAAGGGAAAAAGCTGATAGGGTGGATATTGCCGAGGAAGTTTCCATTAGCGGAACCGTTACGGATACCAATGGAGAACCAATCCCGGGAGTGACTGTCTCCATACAAGGAGGCACCACAGGAACTATTACTGATTTGGATGGTAATTATTCCATTGATGCACCAGAAGGGTCCACCCTGGTATTTTCTTTTATTGGTTTTGCCAAAGTCACAAAGGTAGTTGGCAATCAAAGCACCATCAATGTGGTGATGAAAGAAGATATTTCTAACCTGGATGAAGTAGTCGTAATTGGATACGGCACTCAAAGAAAAGCAGATATCACCAGTGCAGTTTCCACTGTAAAATCTGATGATTTTGTACAAGGCGGTGTAAATGATGCCGGACAGCTACTTCAAGGTAAAGTGGCAGGGTTGACAGTTTCTGCACCAAGTGGTGACCCAACGAGTGGATCCCAAATCCTTCTTCGTGGAAACACCACCTTATATGGTGCCAATTCTGATCCTTTGGTTTTGATTGATGGGATCCCAGGTAATCTTAATACGGTTGCTCCCGAAGATATAGAATCGATTGATGTACTTAAAGATGGGTCAGCAGCAGCCATTTACGGTACCCGAGGCACCAATGGGGTTATTTTGGTGACCACCAAGCGTGCTTCCGGAGAATATTCCAGTTCTTTTGATTATCAGGGCTACATGAGCACACAAACTATTGCCAGAGAACTGGATATGCTAACTGCCGAAGATTACAGGGAACAAATCGAAGCTGGGGAAAGAGATGCATCCTGGGATTTAGGAGGCAATACAAACTGGATGGATGAAGTCACCCAAACCCCCATTAGCCATGTCCATAACATGACTTTCAGAGGAGGAAATGAAAAAACCAATTACCTGGCCAATGCCAACTACCGGGATTTTGAGGGAATTTTCAAAAAATCCAACAATAATACCCTTAACCTCCGTACTGACATCAATCATAATATGTTGGATGATAAGTTAAAATTGAACATTGGACTTCTCCATACACTTAACAAATATACTACAACCGCTGATGGAGGAAGTTTCAATGGCTATACTTATCGTCAAGCCTTGATCAGAAACCCAACTGCACCGGTCAGGAATGAAGACGGAACCTGGCATGAACAGCCTTCGATATTCAATTATGAAAATCCTATGGCCAGGTTATTTGAAAGTGATGGGGAAAATTCTTCCCAAAATACTAGAATCAATACTAAGTTGATTTATACCCCCATCAATAACTTGAAACTTAGTGCAGTGGCCTCCTTAAACACTTATAACCAAGTAAGAGGTTATTCAGAAACCAAGCAGCACATTTCCACTTTAAGGGATGGAAGAAATGGCTATGCTTCCAATGGAACAACCTATTCCAAAGATAAATTGCTGGAACTGACCGGTGAATACACCACATTTTTTGGTGACCATACCCTTTCCATTTTGGGGGGATATGGCTATCAGGAAAATGAGTTCAGGGAATTTTGGATGCAAAACTGGGATTTCCCTACTGACCGATTTGGATATAACAATATCGGAACAGGAAATGCCCTTAGAGAAGGTTTGGCTCCTATTTCCAGTTATAAGGCAAATACCAATTTGATCAGTTTCTTCAGCAGGCTTTCCTATAATTACATGGACAAATACCTGCTATTGGCAAGTGTAAGGCATGAAGCTGCCAGCCAATTGTACGGAACAGACCAACCATGGGGAACCTTCCCTGCAGTTTCTCTGGGATGGAGGATTTCAAATGAATCCTTTATGGAGGACCTCTCATTTGTTAAAGATTTAAAATTAAGAGCAGGCTATGGTGTTACCGGTACACAGCCAGCCGATTTGTTCCTGGGTGTGGCTATGCTGGGATATGACCGCTATTTGTATTCCAATGGAAATTGGATAAGGGCCCTAAGCCCTATCCAAAACCCTAACCCTAACTTGAGATGGGAAGAGAAAAAAGAAACCAATATTGGTTTGGATTTCACCCTTTTTGACGGCCGGGTAAGTGGTAATGTGGATTATTACAAAAGGAAAATTGATGGCCTCTTATATGATTACGATGTGCCCACTCCTCCCAACTTGTTCAATAGAACCCGGGCTAATGTAGGGGTCATGGAAAACCAAGGATGGGAAGCGCTTTTGAATATTATCGCCATACAAAACAAGGACTTCCAGTGGACGACAAGTTTCAACTTTTCCACCAACTCCAATAAGCTGGTCAGCCTTTCCAATGAACAATATCAAGCCACGCAGGATTATTTTACTGCTGGAGGTACAGGAGAACCCATCCAAACTTTCACCCATATTGTCAAAATCGGTGATAATATCGGGGACTTTTATGGCTTCAAAGTGGTGGACATCGATGAAAATGGCAAATGGATTTATGAAACCCCTGGTGGAGAGACGGTAGGTTATGATGAATTCAACCATTCATTTGAAGAAAAGCAGGTATTGGGTAATGGATTGCCTAAATATTACGCAGGGTGGAACAATAATATCAAATACAAAAATTGGGATTTGGCCATCACCATGAGGGGAGCCTTTGATTATCAAATCCTAAATTTTCAAAGAATGTATTATGAAAACCCTACCCTCCAACAATATAACCAATTGAAATCCTCCCAGGATTTGGTGTTCGGAAAAGCAAAATTTGATGCACCTTTGGAATTCAACAGCTACTATATAGAAGATGGTGATTTCTGGAAAATTGACAATGTTACTTTGGGATATAACTTCCCCATTAGCAACCATAATTTCTTAAAATCTGCCAGGGTTTACGCTTCTTCCTTGAACACCCTTATTCTCACTGGTTATTCTGGAATAGACCCTGAAGTTAATCGACTAGGGTTGTCACCTGGAAATGATAGCAGGGACAAATATCCCAATACCAGGACCTTTACACTTGGAATAAACCTAAGCTTTTAA